Part of the Rhizobium viscosum genome is shown below.
CGTACGGTCGTGAATACCCTCGCACCGATGGCTTTCGCGACCTGGATCGCCACATGACCGACCCCTCCCGCGCCGCCGTGGATCAGAATGCTTTCCCCGACTCTTAATGCCGCACGCGCGACCAGGGCCTCCCACACCGTCCCGCCAACCAGGCTCAGGCTTGCTGCTTCGAGATGGCTTAGCGAGGAGGGTTTCCTTCGGATGATGTTTTCGTTCGCAACGTGGTATTCAGCATAACTTCGGTCGAGCGCTGGGGGCAGAAGAAACTCCGCCTCGCGCCATGCTGGAGTTTGTTGCTGATCAGATCGGCGCCGCTCCAGACGAATTTGCCCTCTATGCACGCCGTGAAGAAACGCGTCGGGATCACGTGGCGCGGCTGATGATGTACATGGATAGGTGGCGTCGATCCAGAGGTAGGGCCACTCACCCTCAATGGGCCGGGCGAGGAATGCTTTGACCTTGTCGTCGATCTCCTCGCAGAGTCGGGAGACCTGGCTCTTGGAGATGCCGCTCATGCCCATGGCTTTGACCAGGTCGTCGACCGAACGTGTCGAAACGCCCTGAATGTAGGCTTCCTGAATGACAGCGGTCAGGGCCTTCTCGGCCATCCGGCGCGGTTCGAGAAAGCTCGGGAAATAGCTGCCTGTCCGAAGCTTCGGAATGCGCAGTTCGACGGTGCCTGCCCGTGTCTCCCAGTCCCGGTCGCGATAGCCGTTGCGCTGGGCAAGCCGAAAGGAATTCTTCTCGCCGTAGCCCGCGCCCGCCTTCGCGCCGACCTCCAACTCCATCAGCTTCTCGGCTGCAAAGCCGATCATCTCGCGAAGCAAATCGGCGTCGGCGCTCTTCTCAACGAGCGAGCGCAGGTTCATCATGTCGTCGGTCATCAGTGATCTTTCCATCAGGTTGAGCTTGAACAACCCGACCCTACCGGAAAAACACTGATGGCCGCCTTCCTGCTACACCACTCCCCGGGACATCATCGGAAAACCGACTTGCGAAGTTGTCGGAGTTGACAAAGTTGCCTCAGATCGCCATCTTTTGGTCAGGAGAATTGTCATGGCCCAAAAGATCCAGTCCAAGACCCCGAAAACCAACGCTGATGGCTCAAACACCATTATGACGATGTTCGTTCTTGACGCGAACCCTTTCGAAGGGGTCGCCGGGTTCCAGTTGCCCGCTGGCGCGCGGGTCGCTGTGGTGACTTCGCAGCCGGAAGCAGCGAGTTCTGTCGCCCGGACCGTCGGTAAGCGCTTTCGCGGCAATAGCATGGTCGTTCGAAGAATGCGCCGACTTGCGAAAGCCAAAGAACGCGACGAGACGACCAATACAGTCAACAAGGCGGCCTTCGAGCCGGATGCGCGCAGCCGGGCTGTGCTGCAGGGTGTCCGGATCGCGCAGAACGACTTACAGGCAGCAGGCGGCGCCTTCGATCTGGAGCAGGTCAGGGCGCTCCTGCACGGGGTCTCCCGTCAGGCCGTAGATAAGCGTGTGCAAGAGGGAAGTTTGCTGGCCGTTCCCGGTCCAAGCAATAGACGCTGCTACCCCACGCTTCAGTTCAACCGAGATGGTACTGTCGTGGGAGGCCTCAAGGAGGTGCGGGATTCCCTGCCCGTCGAGAGCCCTTGGGCTGTGTTGAACTTCCTTGCACGGGCAGATGTTCGCCTGAGCGGGCGGAAGCCTATCGATGTTCTTCGAGAGGGAAATCTGCAGTTGGTTCTCGAGGCTGCCAACCGCTACGGTGAGCAGGGCGCGTGACCGTCCCTCTGCCACCTGCAGATTTGCATAGCCGCAATCCCAAGATGGTCTCGATCCCCGTGGGGTTTAACCTGCATCGGTTCTACACGGCAATCTATGAACCGGTCTTCTTCGACCGATCAACGAGTGGTCGCTTCAACGCTCCCGATGGTTCATTCGGCGTGCTCTATGTGGCGCAACTGGTCAACGGGGCATTTTCAGAGACGTTCCTGCGTTCCCCGGGAAACACATTGATCGATAGTGCCTTCTTGAGACGCAAAGGCTATGTTCGACTTGAGACGGTGTCGCCGCTAAAACTGATCGATCTGACCGGGCCGGGCCTTGCGCTTGTTGGAGCGACGGCCGAAGTCCCTCATTCGGGGCTTCACTATGATGCACCTCAAGCCTGGTCGAAGGCGCTATTCGACCATCCTGTGAAGGCGGATGGAATTGCCTATCATTCACGCCACGATGACACGGAAATTTGCTACGCGATTTTTGAGCGCGCGGGAGCAGCTCTCGTGGAGGTCTTTCGCGAGCTGGACCTTGATGAGGATTGGTTCTGGGACATCGGGGCTCGCTATGGGGTTGGCTTGGCGCCGTAGCTTCTAGCCGTCCGAACGGAGGGCTATCTCCGGCGCGAAGTTAGCCTTGTCTTCTCTTCTTGGCGTTACCGTGAACGCAAAAATCGCGAAGCTTGCTCTCTTTAATTGAAGAGATAGGTCTCGCGATATTTTGAACCGGAATCCACGCAACCCGTTTTCTCTCCAGTGGTTCCAGGCATCAGCTGTGGGGTAGCTCGTCCAGGGACCTGCAATAATCGGTGGGAAGATGATGATGGCGAGCGCCTTCATAGCCGCAAGTATCTCCTTCACGCGAACTGGTGCTGCTTTTGGAACTGCGTCCATCGTCTCCTCCTGTGCGGCAATCGCTCGCAGGTCCGTTCGTCAATAGTTATCCAATACTGCAAGTCGGATCTTGCGTTGCACAGGATGCCAGGCGCCACTATTTTGATGCGACGAGGCGACGAGAGCAGGAAATGGATTCGCAGCTCGACATGTTTTCGAAGGCGCCGCTTCCTGTGGTGGAAAAAGTGAGCGCGCGCGTGGTGCTGCGTCGGCCACCGCAGACCAGCGCGATGTCCGACGAAGACATGGCGCGGAAACTTCAAGAGAGCGGAAACTATCGCATCCTCAGGAAGCTCGTCGCCCGGCCTGTCGTCACGGTTAGGCGGCCCCAATTCTCCGGTTTGGGGGTGGTTCTCGACACGGAGACCACGGGTCTCAATCACCGCACCGACGAGATCATCGAGATCGGTGCAGTCGCCTTTACCTTCAATGATGATGGAGTGATCGGCGATGTCATCGGTGTCTATGGCGGCTTGCAGCAGCCGTCCATGCCAATTCCGCCCGAGATCACGCGGCTGACGGGAATCACGGACGCGATGGTCGAGGGGCAGGTGATCGATATCCAGTCCCTGCGTAGGCTGACTGAACCGGCAGACCTGATCATCGCCCACAATGCCGGCTTTGACCGGCCGTTCTGCGATGCGTTCTCCCCCGTCTTTTCCGGCAAGGCGTGGGCTTGCTCGGTTTCGGAGATCGATTGGAGCGCCCGTGGCTTCGAGGGAACGAAGCTCGGCTACCTCATAGGCCAGGCCGGCTACTTTCATGAGGGCCACCGCGCTGTGGACGACTGCTTTGCGCTTCTTGAGATCCTCGATCAGCAGCAGGCAGACGAAGAAAGTCCCTTCAACGAACTATACCGCGCCAGCCAGCAATCGCGTGTTCGCATTTTTGCTGAGCACAGTCCGTTCGACATGAAGGACCATCTGAAGGCGAGGGGCTATCGCTGGTCGGACGGCAGCGACGGTCGCCCTAAATCCTGGTGGATCGAAGTCGATGAAGACGATCTCAACGAGGAGCTTCGCTATCTTCGCTCGGACATTTACCAATGGGACGAAGCGGACCCGCCGATTTTGCACCTGACGGCCTTCGATCGGTTCAAAGCCTGATCGAAAGGATGACAACTCCGGGTCAACCCTTACGCTCCGGCCTTTCACTTCGTCGTTGCTGATTGTCGCGACGCGAGGTCCAGCAGCACGTTGGCGATTGCCTGGCCATCGTGCTGTCCGCGGCTCCATGCATCCTCATATTCGCCGGTGATTGCTTCGTAGGTCTCGTTGCTGCTCGGGCCATGAGACAGATACGAAAACGCGCCCACCGTTTTTTCAAAGGGAAAGAGGACGCGATTTTCCAGGGCGTGGGTCAAAAGCCGGCCCTGCTGCGGCTGCACTCTGGCCCACAGGGCCTCGACGCCCTGCAAAAGATCGCCCAGCGATCGATCCGTGGTCTCGCGGCATTGCAAGACGTTGCCGATCCAAACCCGCGGGCACCTGACATCTGCCAATGCGTCGGCGATCTCGGCGATGTGCAGATGCGGGAGCAGGCTCGTGTAAAAGCTTCCAGGTCCGAACGCGATCAAGTCGGCGCGCGCGAGCGCCTCAATCACCGCCGTATTCGCAGTGGGGGGAGTGCCCGATGCGGTCGATAACTCTATCTCCGCAATCCCGACCTTGGCGTCCTCCTCGGACAGCTTTGTAATCACGTCCTGCCTATCTACACGTTTTCCGTTTTTCAGTGTCGCACTAAGCGTGAGGTCACTGTCCAGCGATGACGCCCATACATCGCCCTCGATGCTGCAGAGCTTTCGGAACACGAAGACCGCCGTGTTGACGTCGCCGTTATGGGCCAGAGTGGCTCCCGCGAGTATGAAATTCCCAATGCTCCCGTTACGGAAATCGAAGTCGTTTCCAACTGTCGAGGAGAAAGTTTTCAGGTAATTCAGGATCGCGCCGCGTAGGCCAGGTTCCATGCGTTCGAGAAGCGGATGACGGCCCTGCGAGTAAAACAGGAACTCGGACAGCGCCTCGTCTTTGCCGAGGTTACTGGAAAGGCGAGCGTTGCAGATCTTGACGACATCGCCAGCGCGGCCCTCACCGTGCGCCATTGTCATCAGAGCCTGGCGGAGATCGCCGACGGCGAGAAGGCCGATCCGCTCTCGGATGATCTTGGAACTGCCGCCGCTGTCCCAAGCGGGTACGATGCGGGTCAGTTGTGCTTTGCCGCACAAAGCAATGTTGATCGCGCGACAGGCGCTACCGCCGGAAAACAGGACAATGCGTTTCAAGCGGGACTCCGGAATTTGATTGGCGCTTCAGGTCGAGGAAGCGCCCAGCTTCTGTTCGAACGTATCTATGACCCATGTCAGGACCGAGGCCATTTCGATCGGTATGGTTGTGTCGACTTCGAGTGTCGGACCAAGTCGACTGGGTTCGGCACGCTTCGCAAGCTCTATGAGTTCCGGCACATATGCCAAACCTGGATGCCCGGCAAGGCGCTGCCCGCTCCTGTTTTTGTAACGATCGCCGATGACCTCTGGTGGAGCGTGACACCAGAGTTCAACGACCTCCGTGATGCCGGCCATGGCGATATGCTCGCGAAGCACTTCCACGGGCTGGAATCCGAACCATGCGTCGACGATGAACGTCGAGCCCGGGGCCGCCTCTGCAACGGAAGAGAATATGGCTTTGTAGCTGGCCCTCCCCAGGATGCGATTGAACGGGCGGTCGACACTTTCGATGAGCTCCAAAAAAGGGTTCTTGACTGTGTCGAGAGAGAGCAGCGGCCAGCCGGTTTCCTTGCAGAGCGCGTGCGATAGCCCACTCTTTCCCGATGCAGGCACGCCGTTCACCATCACGAGGCGCTTGCCGGTTCCCCGAGGCGAATGTGAAGCGAGATCGAGTGCGGCAAGGCCACATCCGATTACGCCGGCATCGTCACCAAGTTCGGCAAGGCGAACATCGGCATCATACCAGGTTTCCAGTTTGGGGAGGAAGCCGAGCGATCGGATCGCAGCTTCGCCCATGCCGCCTCCAAGGACGACAACATCGGGGTCGAATGCAGCCGATAGGGTATTGATTGCCGCCCGCAGCGGACCGCCCCACGCTCGCATGACACCAATTGCCGGCTCATCGCCTGCCTCGGCTTGCTGGAGCAGGTGTTCGAACCGGATGTCCGAGCCGTATCCCGCCTCGTAGAGATGTCGCCCCAAGGAGGTGCCGGAAGACTCTGTCTCGATACATCCACGCTGGCCACAGGGGCAGGGTTGCCCTCCGATATTTACGACGAGATGACCGAGTTGTCCGGCGCACCTCCTGCCGTTCACAATTTGCCCGCTTTCCATGACCGCGCCGCCAATTCCGGTGCCGATGGTCATCATCACAGCGTTGCGAAGACCCTTGGCCGCTCCCCGTCTCGACTCGCCAATGAGTGCCATGCTGCAATCGTTGGCGACCAGGGTTGAGCGGCCAAAGGTCGTTGACAGTTCATGCTTCAGGTCCACGCCCGAAAGATTGAGAAAGCCTCCTGAGATGATTTCGCCGGACCAACCGTCGACACGACCCGGTATTCCGACGCCGATGGCGCGAGCGCCATCACCGTCCATCCCACGGACGAGGTCCTTGATAAGCCCGATGGCAACCGCAGGGTCGCGACTACCCGCTATCGAGCGCTTCTTGAGAATCGCCCCGGATGGAGAGATTCTCGCTGCCCGCATATTCGTGCCGCCGACGTCGATGCCGATTGCAAAATCTTCAGGAGACATTTCTGTTCGAACCTCAGGCTGCGGCCTTTTCGGCGCGATAACGCCGGATGATATTCTGAATGTCCTGCAGGCGGGAGACAGCAATCGTCGAAAGTTTTTCCTTCGACACCTTGCGATCAAGCGAAATGCAGTCTTTCCAGAGCGAGCGGCCAGCGATGACACCGGATGCGCCGTTCTTCATTGCCGCTTCGACCTGCGGCAGGAAGGTCCTGTGATCGACGCCGGCGGACAGGACGGCCCACGGAACGTCGCCGGAAATCTTGGTGACTTCAGCGCAAGCTTCCTCGTTGCCCGGATAAGGAATCTTCAGAACCTTCGAGCCGAGCTCCAGGCAGGCGCGCGAGCCCTCGACGATCAGCGACGGGACCT
Proteins encoded:
- a CDS encoding RES family NAD+ phosphorylase; translation: MTVPLPPADLHSRNPKMVSIPVGFNLHRFYTAIYEPVFFDRSTSGRFNAPDGSFGVLYVAQLVNGAFSETFLRSPGNTLIDSAFLRRKGYVRLETVSPLKLIDLTGPGLALVGATAEVPHSGLHYDAPQAWSKALFDHPVKADGIAYHSRHDDTEICYAIFERAGAALVEVFRELDLDEDWFWDIGARYGVGLAP
- a CDS encoding 3'-5' exonuclease, translating into MDSQLDMFSKAPLPVVEKVSARVVLRRPPQTSAMSDEDMARKLQESGNYRILRKLVARPVVTVRRPQFSGLGVVLDTETTGLNHRTDEIIEIGAVAFTFNDDGVIGDVIGVYGGLQQPSMPIPPEITRLTGITDAMVEGQVIDIQSLRRLTEPADLIIAHNAGFDRPFCDAFSPVFSGKAWACSVSEIDWSARGFEGTKLGYLIGQAGYFHEGHRAVDDCFALLEILDQQQADEESPFNELYRASQQSRVRIFAEHSPFDMKDHLKARGYRWSDGSDGRPKSWWIEVDEDDLNEELRYLRSDIYQWDEADPPILHLTAFDRFKA
- a CDS encoding gluconeogenesis factor YvcK family protein, coding for MKRIVLFSGGSACRAINIALCGKAQLTRIVPAWDSGGSSKIIRERIGLLAVGDLRQALMTMAHGEGRAGDVVKICNARLSSNLGKDEALSEFLFYSQGRHPLLERMEPGLRGAILNYLKTFSSTVGNDFDFRNGSIGNFILAGATLAHNGDVNTAVFVFRKLCSIEGDVWASSLDSDLTLSATLKNGKRVDRQDVITKLSEEDAKVGIAEIELSTASGTPPTANTAVIEALARADLIAFGPGSFYTSLLPHLHIAEIADALADVRCPRVWIGNVLQCRETTDRSLGDLLQGVEALWARVQPQQGRLLTHALENRVLFPFEKTVGAFSYLSHGPSSNETYEAITGEYEDAWSRGQHDGQAIANVLLDLASRQSATTK
- a CDS encoding ROK family protein, encoding MSPEDFAIGIDVGGTNMRAARISPSGAILKKRSIAGSRDPAVAIGLIKDLVRGMDGDGARAIGVGIPGRVDGWSGEIISGGFLNLSGVDLKHELSTTFGRSTLVANDCSMALIGESRRGAAKGLRNAVMMTIGTGIGGAVMESGQIVNGRRCAGQLGHLVVNIGGQPCPCGQRGCIETESSGTSLGRHLYEAGYGSDIRFEHLLQQAEAGDEPAIGVMRAWGGPLRAAINTLSAAFDPDVVVLGGGMGEAAIRSLGFLPKLETWYDADVRLAELGDDAGVIGCGLAALDLASHSPRGTGKRLVMVNGVPASGKSGLSHALCKETGWPLLSLDTVKNPFLELIESVDRPFNRILGRASYKAIFSSVAEAAPGSTFIVDAWFGFQPVEVLREHIAMAGITEVVELWCHAPPEVIGDRYKNRSGQRLAGHPGLAYVPELIELAKRAEPSRLGPTLEVDTTIPIEMASVLTWVIDTFEQKLGASST